A genome region from Ctenopharyngodon idella isolate HZGC_01 chromosome 5, HZGC01, whole genome shotgun sequence includes the following:
- the spag8 gene encoding sperm associated antigen 8, with protein KPLINPGRCLSNSVVSQTNISAMTSEANEENKPGGRCLLGNWVEERATALLDRTGPTSCVHKYGHTGILTMDVAAKVQGISTFKATFNAPKILGVRQKGRRTELLENDLIKRISDQIHAELNAAPPAHELCSVTKADYKVEGFKSVRAPLTMDHDYTTEQAITFWSENYQKIQGVTAVKTKDPFKRNATFSTPIGEQLDQLDDTVLYPSENDANL; from the exons AAGCCTTTGATTAACCCCGGTCGTTGCTTATCAAACAGTGTCGTATCGCAAACAAACATCAGTGCAATGACCTCAGAGGCTAATGAGGAAAATAAACCAGGTGGAAGGTGTTTACTGGGGAACTGGGTTGAGGAG AGGGCTACTGCATTGCTAGACAGGACCGGGCCTACATCTTGTGTTCATAAGTACGGACACACAGGGATTCTTACCATGGACGTGGCTGCTAAAGTGCAGGGAATTAGTACATTCAAAGCGACTTTCAATGCTCCTAAAATCCTTGGGGTGCGACAAAAAg GAAGACGAACTGAACTTTTGGAAAATGACCTCATCAAAAGAATAAG TGATCAAATACATGCGGAGCTGAACGCAGCCCCTCCAGCCCATGAGTTGTGCTCTGTGACCAAAGCAGACTACAAAGTGGAGGGCTTCAAGTCTGTCCGCGCACCACTGACCATG GATCATGATTACACAACCGAGCAGGCCATTACATTTTGGAGTGAAAACTATCAGAAGATTCAG GGCGTGACAGCAGTTAAAACTAAAGAtccatttaaaagaaatgcCACCTTTAGCACACCAATCGGTGAACAACTAGATCAGCTGGATGACACAGTGCTGTACCCATCAGAAAATGATGCTAATTTGTGa